In Melitaea cinxia chromosome Z, ilMelCinx1.1, whole genome shotgun sequence, a single window of DNA contains:
- the LOC123668493 gene encoding uncharacterized protein LOC123668493 has translation MTNCCDRYCNHSEHRAIIDNVYDTIISILSDAAAATYRREGLQKERLYSRAEWTITRSNTSLLDSASGSNSDTVSGKSVQFLAKKLFKIIAKTTKGRFPGHDGPSIEHFKYAGEHLYCIVAMLFNSSLGHTYLPEALMHTIVVPVVKNKTGDTSFTSNYRPILLATTAVKMLDSLLIDYFGKYVELDDAVSEYEFRPGISTESAMFSLKHIVKYYTQRKTPVYACFLDLFKAFDLVNYELLWEKLKGTGMLAECTEM, from the exons ATGACTAATTGTTGTGATAGGTATTGTAATCATTCTGAGCATAGGGCTATTATTGACAACGTATATGACACTATAATCAGCATTCTATCTGATGCTGCCGCAGCGACGTATCGCAGAGAGGGGTTACAGAAAGAACGGTTATATAGCCGGGCGGAATGG accATTACACGGTCTAACACATCACTGTTAGACTCTGCATCGGGTAGCAATAGTGACACTGTGTCTGGGAAATCTGTTCAGTTTCTtgcaaaaaaattgtttaaaattattgctaAAACGACGAAAGGAAGGTTTCCTGGGCACGACGGCCCAAGTATAGAACATTTTAAGTATGCCGGTGAGCATCTGTATTGTATAGTTGCGATGCTTTTTAATTCTAGTCTGGGACATACCTATTTACCAGAAGCATTAATGCATACAATTGTAGTCcctgttgttaaaaataagacgGGTGACACATCTTTCACGAGCAACTACCGGCCTATATTGCTTGCAACTACAGCTGTAAAAATGCTTGACAGTTTGCTTATCGACTATTTCGGTAAGTATGTGGAACTTGACGATGCCGTATCCGAATACGAGTTCAGGCCAGGTATTTCTACAGAAAGTGCTATGTTCAGTCTTAAGCATATTGTCAAGTATTATACTCAAAGGAAAACGCCTGTGTATGCTTGCTTTTTGGACCTATTCAAAGCTTTCGATTTGGTAAATTATGAGCTCTTGTGGGAGAAGCTGAAAGGCACAGGTATGCTGGCAGAATGTACcgaaatgtaa